From the genome of Dickeya aquatica, one region includes:
- a CDS encoding nickel/cobalt efflux protein RcnA produces MTDFSLLLQQGVANAWLFIPSAMLLGALHGLEPGHSKTMMAAFIVAIRGTVRQAVMLGLAATLSHTAVVWLIAFGGMYLSQRFTAQSAEPWLQLVSGAIILTTAVWMGWRTWREEGVWRNHRHDHYDHHDHHDHHDHHDHQHVHSHAGDAHHHTPQAEYQDAHERAHANEIRLRFANREASNLQILLFGLTGGLIPCPAAITVLLLCIQVKAFTLGAALVVCFSVGLALTLVAVGVGAALSVRHASQRWPGLAVLARRAPYFSSLLIGVVGAYMLLHGWVSLPL; encoded by the coding sequence ATGACGGATTTTTCCTTACTTTTGCAGCAGGGCGTGGCGAATGCCTGGCTATTTATCCCCAGTGCGATGTTGTTAGGGGCGTTACACGGGCTGGAGCCAGGCCATTCCAAGACCATGATGGCGGCGTTTATTGTGGCGATCCGCGGTACGGTGCGCCAGGCGGTGATGCTGGGGCTGGCGGCGACGTTATCCCATACTGCCGTCGTTTGGTTGATTGCGTTTGGGGGAATGTACCTGAGCCAGCGTTTTACGGCCCAGAGCGCAGAGCCTTGGTTACAACTGGTGTCCGGTGCGATTATTTTGACTACCGCGGTGTGGATGGGGTGGCGTACCTGGCGCGAAGAGGGGGTGTGGCGGAACCATCGGCATGATCACTATGACCATCACGACCATCACGACCATCACGACCATCACGACCATCAACATGTGCATTCTCATGCTGGTGATGCCCATCACCATACGCCACAGGCTGAGTATCAGGATGCGCATGAGCGAGCCCATGCCAATGAGATACGCCTTCGTTTTGCAAATCGCGAAGCAAGCAACCTTCAGATTTTACTGTTTGGCTTAACGGGGGGCTTAATCCCTTGTCCGGCGGCCATTACCGTGCTGCTGCTGTGTATTCAGGTGAAGGCTTTTACGCTGGGTGCGGCGCTGGTGGTGTGTTTTAGTGTTGGCCTTGCCTTAACACTGGTTGCCGTTGGTGTGGGGGCAGCGCTGAGTGTGCGCCATGCCAGCCAACGCTGGCCGGGATTAGCGGTGCTGGCACGCCGCGCGCCCTATTTTTCCAGCCTGCTGATTGGTGTAGTGGGGGCGTATATGTTGCTGCATGGCTGGGTGAGTTTGCCTCTCTAG
- a CDS encoding metal/formaldehyde-sensitive transcriptional repressor, whose product MPHTIHDKKKLLTRVRRIKGQAEALEKALDGGGRSCLDILQQIAAIRGAVNGLMGEVLEGHIRSHLMNEEADPSERSADLEAIVSVIRSYMK is encoded by the coding sequence ATGCCACACACCATTCATGACAAGAAAAAACTGCTCACGCGCGTTAGACGTATCAAAGGTCAGGCAGAAGCGCTGGAAAAAGCGCTGGATGGCGGTGGGCGCTCCTGCCTGGATATCCTGCAACAAATTGCGGCTATTCGGGGAGCCGTCAACGGCCTGATGGGCGAGGTTTTAGAAGGTCATATCCGCAGCCACCTGATGAATGAAGAGGCTGACCCGAGCGAACGCTCTGCTGATTTGGAAGCAATTGTCAGCGTTATTCGCTCTTATATGAAGTAA
- a CDS encoding DJ-1/PfpI family protein has protein sequence MAKNVAILLAPGFEEAEAIMVIDVLHRTKLNVTLLSCHDRLELHSYHNIRMFADALLERKMDQLFDAVVIPGGPQGTVNLAANPLVTEFIRRHDEAGKLICPLCSAAARVLGGNQLLKGRRYVCSGDLWQDVTDGVYVDQKVVEDGNLISGKGLGVAFDFAFTIANRLSDDKDDVNFQVEHIYYDSWRVPA, from the coding sequence ATGGCCAAGAATGTTGCCATTCTGCTGGCTCCTGGGTTTGAAGAAGCAGAAGCGATTATGGTGATTGACGTCTTGCATCGTACCAAGCTGAATGTCACGCTGCTTTCCTGCCATGACCGACTGGAACTACACAGCTACCACAATATCCGTATGTTCGCGGATGCGCTGCTGGAGCGAAAAATGGACCAGCTATTTGATGCGGTCGTGATCCCTGGCGGCCCGCAGGGTACGGTGAATCTCGCCGCCAACCCGCTGGTAACAGAATTTATCCGCCGCCACGATGAAGCCGGTAAGCTTATCTGCCCACTGTGTTCAGCCGCAGCCAGAGTGCTCGGCGGCAATCAGTTGCTCAAAGGACGCCGCTACGTCTGCTCTGGTGACTTATGGCAAGATGTCACCGACGGCGTGTATGTCGACCAAAAAGTGGTGGAAGACGGTAACCTGATTAGCGGCAAAGGACTCGGCGTGGCATTCGATTTTGCCTTTACTATCGCCAACCGCCTGAGCGATGACAAAGATGATGTCAACTTCCAGGTTGAGCATATCTACTATGACTCCTGGCGAGTACCGGCCTGA